From one Bacteroidota bacterium genomic stretch:
- a CDS encoding mechanosensitive ion channel family protein, with translation MEVLNNTFLENPLREYLICLSIILVGFLLKRLFATLISKQTFRIFKSISQNRYYDKFLELFRKPIEQLLSLIILYTAFNRLNFPISWNFDAIEHFGIRWIIEAVFEIALIIVIAKLLLKSADFMAYVFIEDDSDKSNIDLIRFMKELGKITVVILAFFIMLRLAFEVNITALIASLGIGGLAIALAAQDTIANLFGSFIIYLDKPFKAGDQIEISDVKGIVERVGFRTTRVRTLDKTLVTVPNKKMVDSTLNNISQSTERRVKFTLNLTYKSKSDSILNIISQIKQIIEQHPHTSPDITVNFTDFDTSSLVILVIYFVRTNKYEDMVAVREDINIAIMKVVESNDCQFAYPTQTVYVNKNED, from the coding sequence ATGGAAGTACTTAATAATACCTTTTTAGAAAACCCATTACGAGAGTATCTCATATGCTTATCCATTATACTGGTAGGCTTTCTACTAAAACGATTATTTGCTACATTAATCAGCAAACAAACCTTCCGTATTTTTAAAAGTATTTCCCAAAATAGGTATTACGATAAATTCTTAGAGCTATTTAGAAAGCCCATTGAACAGCTATTATCACTAATTATTTTATACACCGCTTTTAACCGGTTAAACTTTCCTATAAGCTGGAATTTTGATGCCATTGAACATTTCGGTATCAGATGGATTATAGAAGCTGTTTTTGAAATAGCTCTCATTATAGTAATTGCAAAACTATTGCTCAAATCAGCCGATTTTATGGCTTACGTATTCATAGAAGATGATAGCGATAAATCAAACATTGATTTAATACGGTTTATGAAAGAACTGGGCAAAATTACTGTTGTTATATTAGCTTTTTTCATCATGTTGCGATTAGCCTTTGAGGTAAACATAACAGCTTTAATTGCCAGTTTAGGAATTGGAGGTTTAGCCATAGCATTAGCTGCACAGGATACCATTGCAAATCTTTTTGGATCTTTTATTATTTATTTAGATAAACCTTTTAAAGCAGGCGATCAAATTGAAATTTCCGATGTAAAAGGAATAGTGGAAAGAGTTGGGTTTAGAACAACCCGCGTAAGAACCTTAGATAAAACTTTGGTAACCGTTCCAAACAAAAAAATGGTCGATTCTACTTTAAACAATATATCGCAAAGTACAGAAAGACGCGTTAAGTTTACGCTTAACCTAACCTATAAAAGTAAGTCCGATTCCATTCTTAATATTATTAGTCAGATAAAACAAATAATAGAGCAACACCCACATACCAGTCCTGACATTACAGTAAACTTCACCGACTTTGATACAAGTTCATTGGTAATATTAGTAATTTACTTTGTACGTACTAACAAATACGAAGACATGGTTGCAGTAAGAGAAGATATAAATATAGCTATTATGAAAGTGGTTGAAAGCAATGATTGTCAGTTTGCATATCCAACGCAAACAGTGTATGTAAATAAAAATGAAGACTAA
- a CDS encoding Smr/MutS family protein, with protein MPYPQSIELKLEFNQIKELVAKKCVSTLGQGYIDKIRFNNKFDIVERMLWQVNEFKNLLQTDTPFPADHYFDVLPYFNKAKIEGMWLAEDELHKLKLAIQSFLQIAKYFRDRPEKYKHLEALLEGLMYNDLIVRRIDRIIDNEGLLRPNASPELAKISDKINEKEKEVRRRIQSIYDKAVKNDYAAADLEITVRDGRLVIPVLADHKRHVQGFVHDESNTGQTVYIEPTECFEMNNLIRELQLAYRRERERILLEITDQVRPEIPELERNIQRMGLFDFIRAKALLAIDLNASLPALSKHAVVNLRTAYHPLLKLNHEKNKQTIVPLTIQLEGENRIAVISGPNAGGKSVCLKTVGLLQYMLQCGLLVSASADSEMGIFKDVMVDIGDEQSIENDLSTYSSHLLRMKYFTDFADGKTLFLIDEFGMGTDPQFGGPLAEAILNHINRKNSFGVVTTHFSNLKNFANNTKGLINASMLFDNEKMQPLYLLEMGKPGSSYAFEIATKTGLAQSIINYAKDRVGVKQKRVDDLLIEVEKEQKHVLELRQRFAEKEAKANTLMEQYTQLKADMEANKKVLIKQAKQEALAIITEANSKVEAAIREVKQNQADAETQRKARTEIKEQIAQLSQDVKEAEIEQNEKPKVLNDALKVGSFVIVEGQQSIGEVLAINKNKVTVAFGDLRTMVDVKKLQVVAKSKAVSQMKAGSQGINLNDKMKDFNPELNLIGTRGDEAMKRLQQYIDDAYLLGFKQVRIVHGKGYGVLRKLVRETLNNSPLVSSIQNEHIEMGGDGASIINLKVN; from the coding sequence GTGCCATATCCACAATCAATAGAACTTAAATTAGAGTTTAACCAAATAAAAGAATTAGTTGCCAAAAAATGTGTATCAACCTTAGGGCAGGGTTACATTGATAAAATACGATTTAACAATAAGTTTGATATTGTAGAACGTATGCTTTGGCAGGTAAATGAATTTAAAAATTTACTACAAACTGATACGCCTTTTCCGGCAGACCATTATTTTGATGTATTGCCTTATTTTAACAAGGCTAAAATTGAAGGTATGTGGTTGGCCGAAGATGAGCTCCATAAATTAAAGCTGGCTATTCAGTCGTTTTTGCAAATAGCTAAATATTTCAGAGACAGACCCGAAAAATACAAGCACCTGGAGGCTTTATTGGAAGGGTTGATGTATAATGATTTAATAGTAAGACGCATTGATAGGATTATAGACAATGAAGGTTTGTTGCGACCTAATGCTTCGCCTGAACTGGCTAAGATATCGGATAAAATTAACGAGAAGGAAAAAGAAGTAAGAAGGCGTATTCAATCTATTTATGATAAAGCTGTAAAGAATGATTATGCGGCTGCTGATTTGGAAATAACAGTACGCGATGGGCGTTTGGTAATTCCTGTACTGGCTGACCATAAAAGACATGTACAAGGTTTTGTGCACGATGAAAGTAATACGGGCCAAACGGTATATATAGAGCCAACAGAATGTTTTGAAATGAACAATTTAATACGTGAATTACAGTTGGCTTATCGCAGGGAACGTGAAAGAATATTATTGGAAATTACTGACCAGGTAAGGCCTGAAATTCCGGAGTTGGAAAGAAATATACAGCGCATGGGCTTGTTTGATTTTATAAGAGCCAAAGCTTTGTTGGCAATTGATTTAAATGCCAGTTTACCGGCATTAAGCAAACATGCTGTTGTTAATTTACGTACGGCTTATCATCCTTTATTAAAGCTTAATCACGAAAAAAATAAACAAACTATTGTTCCTTTAACTATTCAGTTGGAAGGAGAAAACAGGATAGCTGTTATATCGGGCCCTAATGCCGGAGGTAAATCAGTATGTTTAAAAACAGTAGGTTTATTGCAGTACATGTTGCAATGCGGACTTTTGGTATCGGCTAGCGCTGATAGCGAAATGGGTATTTTTAAAGATGTAATGGTTGATATTGGCGATGAACAAAGTATAGAAAACGATTTAAGTACATACAGTAGTCATTTACTACGGATGAAATACTTTACTGATTTTGCTGATGGTAAAACTTTGTTTTTAATTGATGAATTTGGTATGGGAACCGATCCTCAATTTGGTGGCCCATTAGCCGAGGCTATATTGAATCATATTAACCGTAAAAATAGTTTTGGTGTAGTAACCACCCACTTTAGTAACTTAAAAAACTTTGCCAATAATACCAAAGGTTTAATCAATGCAAGTATGCTTTTTGATAATGAAAAAATGCAACCATTGTATTTGCTTGAAATGGGTAAACCCGGTAGTAGTTATGCGTTTGAAATAGCCACTAAAACAGGTCTTGCACAAAGTATTATTAACTATGCAAAGGATAGAGTAGGCGTAAAACAAAAACGTGTGGATGATTTATTGATTGAAGTAGAGAAAGAACAAAAACATGTATTAGAACTACGACAACGTTTTGCGGAGAAAGAAGCAAAAGCGAATACGCTAATGGAGCAATACACGCAGCTGAAAGCTGACATGGAAGCCAATAAAAAGGTATTGATAAAACAAGCCAAGCAAGAAGCATTGGCCATTATTACGGAAGCCAATAGTAAAGTAGAAGCTGCTATACGAGAGGTAAAACAAAACCAGGCTGATGCGGAAACACAACGCAAAGCAAGAACAGAGATAAAGGAACAGATAGCACAGTTGAGCCAGGATGTGAAGGAAGCCGAGATTGAGCAAAATGAAAAACCAAAGGTATTGAACGATGCATTGAAAGTGGGTTCATTTGTAATTGTAGAAGGGCAACAAAGTATTGGCGAAGTGTTAGCTATCAATAAAAATAAAGTAACGGTAGCTTTTGGTGATTTGCGTACCATGGTTGATGTGAAAAAACTGCAGGTAGTAGCTAAATCAAAAGCTGTTAGTCAAATGAAAGCGGGTAGCCAGGGAATTAACTTAAACGATAAAATGAAGGACTTTAACCCGGAGCTGAACCTGATAGGAACTCGCGGTGATGAAGCCATGAAACGTTTGCAACAATATATTGACGATGCTTATTTGTTAGGCTTTAAACAAGTGCGTATTGTACATGGAAAAGGTTATGGCGTATTGCGCAAGTTGGTGAGGGAAACACTAAACAACAGCCCTTTGGTTTCATCTATTCAAAACGAACATATTGAAATGGGTGGCGATGGAGCCAGTATCATTAACCTAAAAGTGAACTAA
- a CDS encoding HAMP domain-containing sensor histidine kinase: protein MKRRTLSIFLLLALTSIMGIVVIQIYWFSKAYENNEQEFDTNVNIALKEVVKGILKYNNITNIPVDPVKQLKPNYYAVMVNDQINAEVLEHYLQTELKKFNIKQGFEYSIYDCSNKKIMYGGYVDGEGNDAPVDKTNWPQWKADNYYFTVYFPHKTIGIVGQMALWLYSSAIILIIVIFFSYSLFVILKQKRLSEIQRDFINNMAHEIRTPLTTISISAQTLKDPQILDSPQRLLNYSTIIIDEASKLKNHIERVLSIAESESKLKLNLEKFDLHEMIQKISTQLIHNNTHKNIQLHFTPETTHQSIVADKLHIGNMISNIIDNSIKYSATDLTININILYKTPLAISIHFTDDGFGISKENQKKIFDKFYRVPTGNIHNTKGFGIGLNYAILIAKAHKGNITVSSELNKGTTFIVNLPIA from the coding sequence ATGAAAAGAAGAACCTTAAGTATATTTTTATTACTGGCACTTACCTCCATAATGGGTATAGTAGTTATACAGATATATTGGTTTAGCAAAGCATATGAAAACAATGAACAAGAGTTTGACACCAATGTAAACATTGCTTTAAAAGAAGTAGTAAAAGGTATTTTAAAATACAATAACATAACCAACATTCCGGTTGACCCTGTTAAACAATTAAAGCCCAACTATTATGCAGTAATGGTTAACGACCAGATTAATGCAGAAGTATTGGAGCACTACTTACAAACCGAGCTTAAAAAATTCAATATAAAACAAGGTTTTGAATACAGCATTTACGACTGTTCCAATAAAAAAATAATGTATGGTGGTTATGTAGATGGTGAAGGAAATGATGCACCGGTAGATAAAACCAATTGGCCGCAATGGAAAGCCGATAACTATTATTTTACCGTTTACTTTCCACATAAAACAATAGGCATAGTCGGGCAAATGGCGCTTTGGTTATATTCATCAGCCATTATCTTAATCATTGTTATTTTCTTTAGCTACAGCTTGTTTGTCATATTGAAGCAAAAACGCTTATCAGAAATCCAGCGCGATTTTATCAATAACATGGCACATGAAATAAGGACACCACTCACTACGATAAGCATATCAGCACAAACCTTAAAAGATCCGCAAATATTAGATAGTCCGCAACGTTTATTAAATTATTCAACCATTATTATTGACGAAGCGTCCAAACTAAAAAATCATATAGAGCGTGTTTTATCCATTGCTGAATCAGAAAGTAAACTCAAGCTTAATTTAGAAAAGTTTGACCTGCATGAAATGATACAAAAAATATCAACCCAGTTAATTCATAACAATACCCATAAAAATATACAATTGCATTTCACACCCGAAACTACCCATCAATCCATTGTTGCCGACAAATTGCATATAGGCAATATGATTTCAAATATTATAGACAACTCCATTAAATATAGTGCCACAGACCTCACTATAAACATAAATATTTTGTATAAAACACCTCTTGCTATCAGCATCCATTTTACCGATGATGGTTTTGGTATATCAAAAGAAAACCAGAAAAAAATATTCGATAAATTTTATAGAGTGCCAACAGGTAATATACACAATACAAAAGGATTTGGTATAGGCTTAAACTATGCTATATTAATTGCCAAAGCCCATAAAGGGAATATTACCGTGAGCAGCGAATTAAATAAAGGAACCACATTTATTGTAAACTTACCCATTGCATAA
- a CDS encoding anhydro-N-acetylmuramic acid kinase yields the protein MNKYRVIGVMSGSSMDGVDLAYCEFELVNTTWEYKIVAAQTIPYDEKWRVRLSQLYKQPIEIYPKTDAFYGRYLGQLVKKFVQEYKLTVDFVASHGHTIFHQPEQGFTAQIGCGAGLNAESGLPVVTNFRNIDVMLGGQGAPLVPIGDKFLFTEYDACLNLGGISNISFNSQQGITAFDISPCNIVLNRVARWLKLPFDDGGKIAASAEVDTELLSELNEIPFYQKKGAKSLGREWINTSFWPIVKNYLDTSEPEKMATLVEHIATQIADVLNHYNIQKILVTGGGAFNTFLIETLQKKTSCQIVIPEATLVNYKEALIFAFLGILRLRNENNILSSVTGASRDSIGGALHGNFNTII from the coding sequence ATGAACAAATACCGAGTTATTGGCGTTATGAGTGGCTCATCTATGGATGGTGTTGATTTAGCGTACTGCGAGTTTGAGTTAGTTAATACCACTTGGGAGTATAAAATTGTAGCTGCGCAAACAATTCCCTATGATGAAAAATGGAGAGTCAGGCTTTCGCAACTTTACAAACAACCTATTGAAATTTATCCAAAAACCGATGCTTTTTACGGTCGTTATTTAGGTCAATTGGTCAAAAAATTTGTTCAGGAATATAAACTAACTGTCGATTTTGTAGCCTCACATGGCCATACTATTTTTCACCAGCCGGAACAAGGTTTTACTGCACAAATAGGTTGTGGTGCAGGACTAAATGCTGAAAGTGGCTTGCCCGTTGTAACCAATTTTAGAAATATAGATGTTATGCTTGGGGGGCAGGGAGCACCATTGGTTCCCATTGGCGATAAATTTCTATTTACAGAATACGATGCCTGCCTGAATCTGGGTGGCATTTCCAATATAAGCTTTAACAGTCAGCAAGGCATTACCGCTTTTGATATTTCACCGTGTAATATCGTTTTAAACCGCGTAGCCCGCTGGTTAAAACTTCCTTTTGATGATGGAGGTAAAATAGCCGCCAGCGCTGAAGTTGATACAGAACTTTTATCGGAGCTAAACGAAATTCCTTTTTACCAGAAAAAAGGAGCCAAATCATTGGGTAGAGAATGGATTAACACTTCCTTTTGGCCCATTGTAAAAAACTATTTAGATACCAGCGAACCAGAAAAAATGGCTACGCTCGTGGAACATATAGCTACACAAATAGCTGATGTTTTAAACCATTACAACATACAAAAAATATTAGTAACCGGAGGTGGTGCTTTCAACACCTTCTTAATAGAAACTTTACAAAAGAAAACAAGCTGCCAGATTGTAATTCCTGAAGCTACTTTAGTGAATTATAAAGAGGCTTTAATTTTTGCTTTCTTAGGCATATTACGCTTACGAAACGAAAACAATATTTTAAGCAGTGTAACAGGTGCCAGCCGCGATAGTATAGGCGGAGCACTACATGGAAATTTCAATACAATAATTTAG
- a CDS encoding response regulator transcription factor, with the protein MKTKILLVEDDVNLGFVIKDNLVQHDFDVHLCEDGELAWTAFEKTNFDICVFDVMLPKQDGFTLTEKVRQINKEIPIIFLTAKSMKEDKIKGFQIGADDYMVKPFNMEELVLRIKVFLKRTGKESVASIYNLCSYQFNYPNLELTHEKALKRLTQKEANLLKLLCESKNKMVKREDILKQIWGSDDYFAGRSMDVFISRLRKYLAHDNNIEIINYHGIGFMFSLK; encoded by the coding sequence ATGAAAACAAAAATTTTACTAGTAGAAGATGATGTTAATTTAGGCTTTGTAATAAAAGACAATTTGGTGCAACATGATTTTGATGTGCACTTATGCGAAGATGGAGAACTGGCTTGGACAGCTTTCGAAAAAACCAACTTCGATATTTGCGTATTTGATGTAATGCTACCCAAACAAGATGGATTTACATTAACAGAAAAAGTACGACAGATAAACAAAGAAATACCCATTATTTTTTTAACCGCCAAAAGCATGAAAGAAGATAAAATAAAAGGTTTTCAAATAGGTGCCGATGATTATATGGTAAAACCTTTTAACATGGAAGAATTAGTATTAAGAATAAAAGTGTTTTTAAAACGTACGGGCAAAGAATCAGTGGCCAGTATTTACAATTTATGTTCTTACCAGTTTAATTATCCAAACCTTGAATTAACACACGAAAAGGCATTAAAGCGTTTAACTCAAAAAGAAGCTAATCTATTAAAGTTATTGTGCGAAAGCAAAAACAAAATGGTGAAACGAGAGGATATTTTAAAACAAATATGGGGAAGTGATGATTATTTTGCAGGCCGAAGCATGGATGTATTTATTTCCAGACTCCGAAAATATTTAGCCCACGATAACAATATAGAAATTATTAATTACCATGGCATAGGCTTTATGTTTAGTTTAAAATAA
- a CDS encoding sterol desaturase family protein: protein MSAINSFVQRYAIGKGIVSGYLSIFLSLLALGGVICFYFPEVFTTPEFREVYTAKSMKWLLTAVIILSFIFGLSNVLLSSKRTRGIVGIFIACITVVIGGFDVQGRAVEKANWHLGLDWLLLDLLLMAIIFIPIEMVFPKREEQDRFHKEWRTDLIYFTISHLCIQFFGVITQQPAVLFFGSLNLASFQLWIQQLPFVVELFLAFFVTDLFQYWAHRFFHSHHYLWRFHAVHHSTQSMDWLAGSRTHFIDIFFTRSITFIPLYVCGFSPIIFNIYIFVIAIHAVFIHANTKINIGFLKYLITTPQYHHWHHCIEKEHYGKNFAVFFPFIDKIFGTYYLPDKVWPKGTGLDEAQFPKGYTKQLVYPFKHNPFKNQLDEGKESSR from the coding sequence ATGTCTGCAATCAATTCGTTTGTTCAACGCTATGCTATAGGTAAAGGAATAGTCAGTGGCTATTTATCCATTTTCCTCAGTCTGTTAGCTTTAGGTGGCGTTATCTGCTTTTACTTTCCTGAAGTATTTACTACACCTGAGTTTAGAGAAGTTTATACTGCCAAATCAATGAAATGGTTGCTAACAGCTGTCATTATTCTATCGTTTATTTTCGGATTAAGCAATGTATTGTTAAGTAGCAAAAGAACCAGGGGTATTGTTGGTATCTTTATAGCTTGTATTACCGTTGTCATTGGTGGTTTTGATGTACAGGGACGAGCTGTTGAAAAAGCAAACTGGCACTTAGGCTTGGATTGGTTGTTACTTGATTTATTGTTAATGGCTATTATTTTTATTCCTATTGAAATGGTTTTTCCTAAACGAGAAGAGCAGGACAGGTTCCATAAAGAATGGCGAACTGATTTGATTTATTTTACCATTAGCCATTTATGTATTCAGTTTTTTGGAGTTATTACCCAACAACCTGCCGTTTTATTTTTTGGTTCTTTAAACTTAGCCTCTTTTCAATTATGGATTCAACAACTGCCATTTGTTGTCGAGTTGTTTTTAGCCTTTTTTGTAACTGATTTATTCCAATACTGGGCGCACCGTTTTTTTCATTCGCATCATTATTTATGGCGTTTTCATGCAGTCCATCACTCTACACAATCCATGGATTGGTTAGCTGGCTCACGTACTCATTTTATTGATATTTTCTTTACCCGTTCCATTACTTTTATTCCATTGTATGTTTGTGGCTTCTCTCCTATTATTTTCAATATTTATATTTTTGTTATAGCCATTCATGCGGTATTTATACATGCCAATACAAAAATCAATATTGGCTTTTTGAAGTATTTAATTACTACACCTCAATACCACCATTGGCACCACTGTATTGAAAAGGAACACTACGGAAAAAACTTTGCAGTATTCTTTCCTTTTATTGATAAAATATTTGGCACTTACTATTTACCTGATAAGGTTTGGCCTAAAGGAACTGGCTTAGATGAAGCCCAGTTTCCAAAAGGTTATACCAAGCAATTGGTTTATCCTTTTAAACACAATCCATTTAAAAACCAATTGGACGAAGGAAAAGAAAGCAGTAGATAA
- a CDS encoding Glu/Leu/Phe/Val dehydrogenase dimerization domain-containing protein, whose product MQLQKLIKKYEDKQPEIVFEWKDSETEAEGWVVINSLKGGSAGGGTRMRKGLNKHEVTSLAKTMEIKFTVAGPPIGGAKSGINFDPTDPRKKGVLERWYTAVMPLLKTYYGTGGDLNVDEIHEVIPITEKLGLLHPQEGTVNGHFKLNAADKQKRIDNLREGVSKKLTDLRFVPTADNNLVTADMITGFGVAEGVRHYYGIWGGNITMKRAIIQGWGNVGAAAAYYLSLYGVMIVGIIDRNGGLIKNTGFTKEEIKDLFLNKQGNTLVHPDMLSYEEVNAKIWDLGAEIFVPAAASRLVTKEQIDRMALNDLEVISCGANVPFADEEIFMGPIANYTDDQVAIIPDFIANCGMARVFAYCQSNNEVDLSDEAIFKDASKIIWQALMRLHQFNPKHNGLLKKGLEMALVNLVK is encoded by the coding sequence ATGCAATTACAAAAACTAATTAAGAAGTACGAAGACAAACAACCAGAAATTGTTTTCGAGTGGAAAGATAGTGAAACTGAAGCCGAGGGCTGGGTAGTAATCAACTCTTTAAAAGGAGGCTCAGCAGGCGGAGGAACACGCATGCGTAAAGGTTTAAACAAGCATGAGGTAACTTCATTGGCTAAAACAATGGAAATAAAATTTACCGTTGCGGGCCCTCCCATCGGAGGTGCAAAATCAGGTATCAACTTTGACCCTACAGATCCACGTAAAAAAGGTGTTTTAGAGCGTTGGTACACCGCAGTTATGCCTTTACTAAAAACTTACTATGGTACAGGTGGTGACTTAAACGTAGATGAAATTCATGAAGTAATTCCAATTACTGAAAAGTTAGGCTTATTACATCCGCAAGAAGGAACTGTAAATGGCCATTTTAAATTAAATGCAGCAGACAAACAAAAACGTATTGATAATTTACGTGAAGGTGTGTCAAAAAAATTAACCGATTTACGTTTTGTACCAACTGCCGATAACAACTTAGTTACAGCCGATATGATTACAGGTTTTGGAGTAGCTGAAGGAGTACGCCATTACTATGGTATTTGGGGTGGTAACATTACTATGAAACGTGCCATTATTCAAGGTTGGGGAAATGTAGGAGCTGCTGCTGCCTATTACCTAAGTTTATATGGTGTAATGATAGTGGGAATTATTGACCGCAATGGTGGTTTAATAAAAAACACAGGCTTTACCAAAGAAGAAATAAAAGACCTTTTCTTAAATAAACAAGGAAACACCTTAGTACATCCTGATATGCTAAGCTACGAAGAAGTAAATGCTAAAATTTGGGATTTAGGTGCTGAAATATTTGTACCGGCTGCTGCATCAAGACTTGTTACCAAAGAACAAATTGATAGAATGGCTTTAAATGATTTAGAAGTAATAAGTTGTGGTGCCAACGTTCCTTTTGCCGATGAAGAAATATTCATGGGTCCGATTGCAAATTACACAGACGATCAGGTAGCTATTATTCCTGACTTTATTGCCAATTGTGGTATGGCAAGGGTTTTTGCTTATTGCCAAAGTAATAATGAAGTTGACCTAAGTGATGAAGCTATTTTTAAAGATGCTTCAAAAATTATCTGGCAAGCATTAATGCGTTTGCACCAATTCAATCCTAAACACAATGGTTTACTAAAAAAAGGATTAGAAATGGCCTTGGTAAACTTAGTTAAATAA
- a CDS encoding DUF1573 domain-containing protein, with product MKKLILAASAAVLLSGMLNAQKPNLTTVAMATSQPAKTAVCTWEKITHNFGGIVQGKPVSVVFTFTNTGNSPLIIASVNPSCGCTTEDFSKESIAPGKKGFVKLTYNAAAVGSFTKTTTVTTNSEPNNFTLTFKGEVLAAAAPEETK from the coding sequence ATGAAAAAATTAATCTTAGCAGCAAGTGCTGCCGTGTTATTAAGTGGTATGCTTAATGCACAAAAACCAAATTTAACTACTGTAGCCATGGCTACAAGTCAACCAGCAAAAACTGCCGTATGTACCTGGGAAAAAATAACACACAATTTTGGTGGTATTGTACAAGGTAAACCGGTATCGGTTGTTTTTACTTTTACCAATACAGGTAATTCTCCTTTAATTATTGCCAGTGTTAATCCTTCGTGTGGATGTACTACTGAAGATTTTAGCAAGGAAAGCATTGCACCCGGTAAAAAAGGTTTTGTAAAGTTAACTTACAATGCAGCCGCAGTAGGTAGCTTTACCAAAACCACTACAGTAACTACCAATTCTGAGCCTAACAACTTTACTTTAACATTTAAAGGCGAAGTATTGGCCGCTGCTGCTCCGGAAGAGACTAAGTGA